Proteins from a single region of Campylobacter sputorum:
- a CDS encoding ammonia-forming cytochrome c nitrite reductase subunit c552, producing MKKNGILFTIAFLIAVILGGAMFALFADIGEKKAEERQYPMMLHKVSDLDPDIEKWGKNFPSQFDSFIAMRDINFETPFAGSMPYSKLIRWPAATVFWDGYAFAVDYNRPRLHYYSQIDQIETKRNDKEYLNSHGLPKFKGQPGACVNCHTGHLTAIINDPDYHLSENPVEAANNPMGFFDIDKENGAVKKAAWTKMNSMPYFNVMKMVANKHGEDAIEGSHLGSSCADCHNPDDMSLRVTRPAFVNAMVQRGYEADVKSGIKATRAEMRSYVCMQCHVEYYFQGKDSTLTFPWSKWPKDEPFKIEMFDEYYDEAFENESFKFDYKHKQTDASIVKMQHPEAELSSSGIHARNGVSCADCHMPYKREGAQKVTNHTVQTPYADLTASCKTCHMQDTKELAQRIEFIQNRHSYELRKCENSLLSLIADIKTGRGELAKHSEFINLNPDEQKAAISEALKDALKMHRKAHIRWDFAFSENSYGFHAPSEATRIIGQCQEYARQGQLDLANALSKYGVSINLTKIANKPATPEQITSHKAPVATPPSDELLKLDQDIKNLNFK from the coding sequence ATGAAAAAAAATGGAATACTTTTTACAATTGCGTTTTTAATCGCAGTTATATTAGGCGGTGCTATGTTTGCTCTTTTTGCAGATATTGGCGAGAAAAAAGCTGAAGAAAGACAATACCCTATGATGCTTCATAAAGTTAGCGACTTAGATCCAGATATAGAAAAATGGGGTAAAAATTTTCCTTCACAATTTGATAGTTTTATAGCTATGAGGGATATCAACTTTGAGACGCCATTTGCCGGTTCTATGCCATATAGCAAACTTATAAGATGGCCAGCTGCAACTGTTTTTTGGGATGGATATGCTTTTGCGGTTGATTACAATAGACCAAGATTACATTACTACTCGCAAATAGATCAAATAGAAACAAAAAGAAATGATAAAGAGTATTTAAACTCTCATGGTCTTCCTAAATTTAAAGGTCAACCAGGTGCCTGTGTTAACTGCCATACAGGACATTTAACAGCTATCATAAATGACCCTGATTATCATTTAAGTGAAAATCCAGTTGAAGCAGCAAATAATCCTATGGGCTTTTTTGATATTGATAAAGAAAATGGTGCGGTAAAAAAAGCAGCTTGGACAAAAATGAACTCAATGCCATACTTTAATGTTATGAAAATGGTTGCAAACAAACACGGCGAAGATGCAATCGAAGGCTCACATTTAGGAAGTAGCTGTGCTGATTGCCATAATCCTGATGATATGAGTTTAAGAGTTACAAGACCTGCATTTGTAAATGCAATGGTTCAAAGAGGATATGAAGCTGATGTCAAAAGCGGTATAAAAGCAACTAGGGCTGAAATGAGAAGTTATGTTTGCATGCAATGTCATGTCGAATACTACTTCCAAGGAAAAGACTCAACTCTAACTTTCCCATGGTCAAAATGGCCAAAAGACGAGCCATTTAAGATAGAAATGTTTGATGAATACTATGATGAAGCATTTGAAAATGAAAGTTTTAAATTCGATTATAAACACAAACAAACAGATGCATCTATAGTAAAAATGCAACATCCTGAAGCAGAGCTAAGCTCATCAGGAATTCACGCAAGAAATGGTGTAAGTTGTGCTGATTGCCATATGCCTTATAAAAGAGAAGGTGCACAAAAAGTTACTAACCATACAGTCCAAACCCCTTATGCTGATTTAACAGCAAGTTGTAAAACTTGCCATATGCAAGATACAAAAGAGTTAGCACAAAGAATCGAATTTATACAAAATCGCCACTCTTATGAGTTAAGAAAATGTGAAAATTCACTTTTATCGCTTATTGCAGACATTAAAACAGGTAGAGGGGAACTTGCCAAACATTCTGAATTTATAAATTTAAATCCAGATGAGCAAAAAGCTGCTATTAGTGAAGCATTAAAAGATGCGCTAAAAATGCATAGAAAAGCTCACATTAGATGGGATTTTGCATTTAGTGAAAATAGTTATGGCTTCCATGCACCAAGCGAAGCAACTAGGATAATAGGTCAATGCCAAGAATACGCAAGACAAGGACAGCTTGATTTAGCAAACGCACTTTCAAAATATGGCGTAAGTATAAATTTAACAAAAATAGCTAATAAGCCTGCAACTCCTGAGCAAATTACTTCTCACAAAGCTCCTGTGGCAACACCGCCTTCAGATGAGTTATTAAAATTAGATCAAGATATTAAAAATTTAAATTTTAAATAA
- a CDS encoding putative transporter, with translation MFRSFFANKKWLLWSYGGGLLLVILLYAQVQCNVMINEWYKDFYDMMQNISKHTIDEYWAQVRRFLYIAMPYVIIATLTQYFTSIYTFRWREAMTFDYINQWRGIKKDIEGSSQRIQEDIYRFAKIVESLGLIFIKAVMTLIAFLPILWHLSDGLSIPLFGDTKGSLVWLALIVSIGGIIVSWFVGIKLPGLEYNNQKVEAAFRKELVYAEDDKKNYGDISTLTELFTGLRFNYHRLFLHYGYFNIWLYSFEQFMVIVPHLFMGTSLFSGAITLGILIQVSNAFSQVRESFSILVSNWTTITELRSIHKRLKEFEYNINYKR, from the coding sequence ATGTTTCGTTCATTTTTTGCAAATAAAAAGTGGTTATTGTGGTCTTATGGTGGTGGATTATTGCTTGTAATTCTTCTTTATGCACAAGTTCAGTGTAATGTAATGATAAATGAATGGTATAAAGACTTTTACGATATGATGCAAAATATATCTAAACACACAATTGATGAGTATTGGGCGCAGGTTAGAAGGTTTTTGTATATTGCAATGCCTTATGTGATAATCGCTACTTTGACCCAGTATTTTACGAGCATATACACTTTTAGGTGGCGTGAAGCGATGACATTTGATTATATAAATCAATGGAGAGGCATAAAAAAAGATATAGAAGGTTCATCGCAGCGTATTCAAGAAGATATTTATAGATTTGCAAAAATTGTAGAAAGCTTAGGTCTTATTTTTATAAAAGCTGTTATGACTTTAATAGCTTTTTTGCCTATACTTTGGCATTTAAGTGATGGGCTTAGTATACCATTATTTGGAGATACAAAAGGTTCTTTGGTTTGGCTTGCTTTGATTGTCTCAATTGGCGGTATAATCGTATCTTGGTTTGTTGGTATTAAACTTCCAGGGCTTGAATATAATAACCAAAAAGTTGAAGCAGCATTTAGAAAAGAGCTTGTTTATGCAGAAGATGATAAGAAAAATTATGGAGATATAAGCACTTTAACTGAACTTTTTACTGGACTTAGATTTAATTATCATAGACTGTTTTTACATTATGGATATTTTAATATTTGGCTTTATTCTTTTGAACAATTTATGGTTATAGTTCCGCATCTTTTTATGGGAACTTCGCTTTTTAGTGGAGCTATAACTCTTGGCATTTTGATACAAGTTTCAAATGCTTTTTCGCAAGTTAGAGAAAGTTTTTCTATATTAGTAAGTAATTGGACAACTATAACAGAATTAAGGTCAATTCATAAAAGGCTTAAAGAATTTGAGTATAATATCAATTATAAACGATAA
- a CDS encoding M48 family metallopeptidase, whose translation MRKIIIVLPFLILLFAGCSSSTSAGMVGIDRKQLFLINENEMNQGANQAYLKVLQDAKSKNVLNNNNLTTKRVRDIANNLISQVGVFRQDALNWDWQVNVINQPILNAWCMPGGKIVVYDGIITKLNLDDDELAAIIGHEMSHALREHSREQASRDRIKQLGIFAISQFSGIGGNLANVAAQYTFVLPFSRENEVEADRIGIELAARAGYDPNGAVRLWQKMVAASSSSQPEFLSTHPSPQSRIEDLKIIAKKIEPIYKANKR comes from the coding sequence ATGAGAAAAATTATCATTGTTTTGCCATTTTTGATTTTATTATTTGCTGGATGTAGTAGTTCTACAAGTGCTGGAATGGTTGGCATTGATAGAAAGCAGCTATTTTTAATAAACGAAAATGAGATGAATCAAGGTGCTAATCAAGCTTACTTAAAAGTTCTTCAAGATGCAAAATCAAAAAATGTATTGAACAATAATAATCTTACAACAAAAAGAGTAAGAGATATAGCAAATAATTTAATATCTCAAGTTGGAGTTTTTAGGCAAGATGCATTAAATTGGGATTGGCAAGTAAATGTTATAAATCAACCTATTTTAAATGCATGGTGTATGCCTGGTGGAAAAATAGTTGTTTATGATGGAATCATTACAAAGCTAAATTTGGATGATGATGAACTTGCTGCAATTATAGGTCATGAGATGTCTCATGCACTAAGAGAACATAGTAGAGAACAAGCAAGTAGAGATAGGATAAAACAACTTGGAATTTTTGCTATATCTCAATTTAGTGGAATTGGTGGAAATTTAGCAAATGTTGCAGCTCAGTATACTTTTGTCTTACCTTTTTCAAGAGAAAATGAAGTTGAAGCTGATAGAATAGGTATAGAGCTTGCCGCAAGGGCTGGATATGATCCAAATGGAGCTGTTAGATTATGGCAAAAAATGGTTGCAGCTAGTAGCTCATCTCAACCAGAGTTTTTGTCAACTCATCCATCTCCGCAAAGCAGGATAGAGGATTTAAAAATAATAGCTAAAAAAATAGAGCCAATTTATAAGGCTAATAAAAGATGA
- the nrfH gene encoding cytochrome c nitrite reductase small subunit, with protein sequence MSIVEKIKNYPSFFAILILIISFGVVIGHGLFTFVYAKGFSYMSNDPTSCKNCHVMNQVYESWMKGGHQHVATCNDCHVPHDFIGKWMMKAESGLHHGYAVTFKDNPVSFSPTPKSKKIIQNNCMSCHKEYAAHSIDATMKASAPGNEPLNCVSCHRSVGHAHNY encoded by the coding sequence TTGAGTATAGTTGAAAAAATCAAAAACTACCCATCTTTTTTTGCCATTTTAATTCTTATTATAAGTTTTGGAGTGGTTATAGGGCATGGGCTTTTTACATTTGTGTATGCCAAAGGATTTTCATATATGAGTAATGATCCAACATCCTGTAAAAACTGCCATGTTATGAATCAAGTGTATGAAAGCTGGATGAAAGGTGGACATCAACATGTCGCAACCTGTAATGATTGTCATGTTCCGCATGATTTCATAGGAAAATGGATGATGAAGGCAGAAAGTGGGCTTCATCACGGATATGCAGTTACATTTAAAGATAATCCCGTTTCTTTTAGTCCAACACCAAAAAGTAAGAAAATCATACAAAACAACTGTATGTCATGCCACAAAGAGTATGCCGCACATTCTATAGATGCAACTATGAAAGCAAGTGCTCCTGGAAATGAGCCGCTTAACTGCGTAAGTTGCCATAGATCAGTTGGTCATGCACATAATTACTAA